The Enterococcus rotai genome includes a window with the following:
- the menC gene encoding o-succinylbenzoate synthase, whose product MKIHRIDCYRVRLPLRIPFETSYGRLAEKAFDLVLVTDELGNQGIGELVPFEQPDYIEETIDIARIILQKHLIPLLDNVDIQHPKEVALLFNEVKGNHMAKSSLETAIWDLYAKRNGKSLKEYFTDTRTQIPVGVSVGIQTDLTKLLDQITKYVALGYQRIKLKIRPGYDLKPIDAIRNKFPDILLMVDANSAYTISDSSHLKQLDAYDLAMIEQPFAANDFLDHAQLQKELKTDICLDENIRTLKDCELAFSLGSCRSINLKIPRVGGLTEAMKIVEFCKEKELLVWLGGMFESGVGRALNLQFASQKIFTFPGDISASDRYYYEDIITEPFEIRKGEINVPDGLGIGVLLAQETLLKYGTYNSLFVK is encoded by the coding sequence TTGAAAATTCATCGAATTGACTGTTATCGTGTTCGGCTGCCACTAAGGATTCCCTTTGAAACAAGTTATGGTCGTTTAGCAGAGAAAGCTTTTGATCTTGTGTTAGTGACCGATGAACTGGGGAATCAAGGAATTGGCGAACTGGTTCCGTTTGAGCAGCCAGATTACATAGAAGAGACAATTGATATAGCACGTATCATACTTCAAAAGCATTTGATTCCTTTACTGGATAATGTAGACATCCAACATCCTAAAGAAGTAGCACTGCTTTTTAACGAAGTAAAAGGAAACCACATGGCAAAATCTAGCCTTGAAACAGCAATTTGGGATTTATATGCTAAACGAAATGGAAAAAGTTTAAAAGAGTATTTTACTGATACTAGAACACAAATTCCTGTAGGTGTCAGCGTCGGTATCCAGACGGATTTGACTAAATTATTGGATCAAATCACTAAATATGTAGCACTAGGATACCAACGAATTAAATTAAAGATCCGTCCTGGTTATGATTTGAAACCAATTGATGCTATTCGGAATAAATTTCCTGACATACTATTGATGGTGGATGCTAATTCAGCCTATACCATTTCAGATAGCTCACATTTGAAACAATTGGATGCATATGATTTAGCTATGATCGAACAACCTTTTGCAGCGAATGACTTTTTAGATCATGCACAATTGCAAAAAGAACTGAAAACGGATATCTGCTTGGATGAAAATATTCGAACACTTAAAGATTGTGAATTGGCTTTTTCGTTGGGAAGTTGTCGGAGTATAAACCTGAAAATTCCTAGAGTTGGTGGACTCACAGAAGCGATGAAAATCGTTGAGTTTTGCAAAGAAAAAGAATTACTGGTCTGGCTGGGTGGAATGTTTGAATCTGGTGTAGGTAGAGCGTTGAATTTACAGTTTGCCTCTCAAAAAATATTTACTTTTCCTGGAGATATTTCGGCTTCTGATCGCTATTATTACGAAGATATTATTACTGAACCATTTGAGATTCGAAAAGGGGAAATCAACGTCCCTGATGGATTAGGAATTGGTGTTTTATTAGCTCAAGAAACGTTATTGAAATATGGAACTTACAACTCCTTATTTGTAAAATAA
- the menH gene encoding 2-succinyl-6-hydroxy-2,4-cyclohexadiene-1-carboxylate synthase encodes MNATINGVNYYYEWFSEYKANRSTVVCFHGFTGTSQTFAPVFLKELEFNILAIDLIGHGKTDCYVHPYRYQMDCLCQDIAILTEQLGIFKFSLLGYSMGARAALGFARLFPQKIQQLILESGSPGLKGKTERILRKYSDEHLAGFIMSHSIEAFVEKWENLPLFTSQKRLSIQVQETVRQERLAQRNFGLACSLWFMGTGVQPDFWPELDKIKVPTLLIVGELDHKFQQIAAEMKERQPAFLIETVSNTGHCVHLEKPQTFEKIVTSFVTSPPEDS; translated from the coding sequence ATGAATGCAACGATAAATGGCGTAAATTATTATTATGAGTGGTTTTCAGAGTACAAAGCGAACCGATCAACGGTGGTTTGCTTTCATGGATTTACAGGTACTAGCCAGACATTTGCGCCTGTTTTTCTAAAAGAACTAGAGTTCAATATTTTAGCGATTGATTTAATTGGTCATGGAAAAACCGACTGTTATGTCCATCCATATCGCTATCAGATGGATTGCTTGTGTCAAGATATTGCCATATTGACTGAGCAGCTAGGTATTTTCAAGTTTTCGTTATTAGGCTATTCAATGGGCGCTAGAGCAGCTTTAGGATTCGCCCGCTTATTTCCTCAAAAGATTCAGCAACTGATCTTAGAAAGCGGATCTCCAGGTTTAAAGGGGAAAACAGAGCGAATACTACGCAAATATTCTGATGAACATTTAGCTGGTTTTATTATGAGTCACTCTATCGAAGCTTTTGTTGAGAAATGGGAAAATCTACCTCTTTTTACTAGCCAAAAAAGACTATCAATCCAAGTTCAGGAAACTGTACGCCAAGAACGTTTAGCGCAACGAAATTTTGGACTTGCCTGTAGTTTGTGGTTTATGGGGACCGGAGTTCAGCCAGATTTTTGGCCAGAGTTAGATAAGATAAAAGTACCAACTTTGTTAATAGTTGGCGAGTTAGATCATAAATTTCAACAGATTGCTGCGGAAATGAAAGAAAGACAACCCGCTTTTTTGATTGAAACCGTTAGTAACACAGGTCACTGCGTCCATTTAGAAAAACCACAAACGTTTGAGAAAATTGTTACATCATTTGTCACTAGCCCACCAGAAGACAGCTAA
- the menD gene encoding 2-succinyl-5-enolpyruvyl-6-hydroxy-3-cyclohexene-1-carboxylic-acid synthase gives MTNQSDMTNYLQTFVEGMISSGVEQAVISPGSRSTPLALLLHRQEQIKTFIEVDERSAAFFALGLSKASSKPVVLLCTSGTAAANYYPAICEAYASHMPLIVLTTDRPHELRQVGAPQAMDQFHLFQGHVKEFIEMAIPEGTKTMLDYAYWQGMRATDTACQVPKGPIHLNFPLREPLLPNLDRSLIAEKTTAILAGKKQLSKEQIINCVDAWQGKKGILVVGGNHTSEEAEVFIKLAETLNWPIISDPLANITTCGKNSPLIMSCADLFIQEVEMIQYPEVVVRFGMLPISKNTMFWLQSLEDKTTMYFVDETGEWQDQLKQTQVAIQVEEQAFVQTIIDKVEIKTVDSWSNQWITWQEVTEQQLNELSEMKTLNETSASLLVHKKMADNGQLFVSNSNAIRFLDRFSTAESNHYQLFGNRGINGIDGIISTALGMCAINPERQNVLLIGDLAMYHDMNGLLLAKRYNLPLTIVLLNNNGGGIFSFLSQRQLAAEDFEPIFGTPIDLDFSLVAQLYDANYVKAESLEQLAVLLETTQKQPAFQIIEVVGDRQENVQLYEKVMMELKEKLREKQ, from the coding sequence GTGACAAATCAAAGTGATATGACGAATTATTTACAAACCTTTGTTGAAGGAATGATCAGTAGTGGTGTAGAACAAGCTGTGATAAGTCCAGGTTCACGTTCCACACCACTCGCTTTATTATTGCATCGACAAGAACAAATCAAAACGTTTATCGAAGTGGATGAGCGATCTGCAGCTTTCTTTGCATTAGGGTTAAGTAAAGCAAGCAGTAAGCCGGTTGTTCTATTATGTACATCAGGAACCGCTGCTGCCAATTACTATCCAGCAATTTGTGAAGCATATGCTAGTCATATGCCGTTGATCGTTTTGACTACAGACCGGCCACATGAATTACGTCAAGTTGGTGCGCCGCAAGCAATGGACCAATTCCACTTGTTTCAAGGTCATGTCAAAGAGTTTATCGAGATGGCTATTCCAGAAGGTACGAAAACAATGTTGGATTATGCTTATTGGCAAGGAATGCGAGCGACAGATACAGCCTGTCAAGTCCCTAAAGGTCCTATTCATTTGAATTTTCCATTACGAGAACCGTTATTACCAAATTTAGATCGATCATTGATCGCTGAAAAAACAACTGCTATTTTGGCAGGTAAAAAGCAACTGTCAAAAGAACAGATAATCAACTGTGTTGATGCTTGGCAAGGGAAGAAAGGTATTTTAGTCGTAGGCGGCAATCATACATCAGAAGAAGCTGAGGTATTTATTAAATTAGCTGAAACCTTAAACTGGCCAATCATTAGCGATCCGTTGGCAAATATCACAACTTGCGGCAAAAACAGTCCGTTGATCATGAGTTGTGCGGATCTATTTATCCAAGAAGTTGAAATGATCCAATATCCAGAAGTAGTAGTTCGCTTTGGAATGTTACCTATTTCCAAAAATACAATGTTTTGGCTACAATCACTTGAGGATAAGACTACAATGTATTTTGTTGATGAAACAGGTGAGTGGCAAGACCAATTAAAACAAACACAAGTTGCGATCCAAGTCGAAGAACAAGCTTTTGTTCAAACAATCATTGATAAAGTTGAAATAAAAACTGTGGACTCATGGAGCAATCAATGGATTACTTGGCAAGAAGTAACAGAACAGCAATTAAATGAACTTAGCGAAATGAAAACATTAAACGAAACATCAGCAAGTCTGCTTGTCCATAAGAAAATGGCCGATAACGGTCAGTTGTTTGTTTCTAACAGTAATGCAATTCGCTTTCTAGACCGGTTTTCAACAGCTGAATCGAATCATTATCAATTATTTGGAAATCGTGGGATCAATGGCATTGATGGGATTATCTCAACGGCGTTGGGGATGTGTGCAATAAATCCAGAGCGTCAGAATGTGTTGTTGATTGGTGATTTGGCGATGTATCATGATATGAACGGGTTATTATTGGCTAAACGTTATAACTTACCATTGACGATTGTTTTACTGAACAATAATGGTGGCGGTATTTTCTCTTTTCTTTCACAACGTCAGTTAGCAGCGGAGGATTTTGAACCAATTTTCGGAACACCGATCGATTTAGATTTTTCTTTAGTTGCACAATTATATGATGCAAACTATGTCAAAGCTGAAAGTTTAGAACAGTTGGCGGTATTATTGGAAACAACACAAAAACAGCCTGCATTTCAAATTATTGAAGTTGTTGGTGATCGTCAAGAAAATGTTCAACTATACGAAAAAGTAATGATGGAATTAAAAGAAAAGCTAAGGGAAAAACAATGA
- a CDS encoding isochorismate synthase — MSIPKELVQAFEKGYRQFSWVKEINENQDSLRTFFEKGQKKYRGERFYWQTPEKNFTLVGFGKAKELTDDQASFEKVDAFILEEKAKIYQNNFITGTGAILFGGFAFDNKPTEQNDWGRMEQGLFYLPTFLLTETDGKQYLTMNFSAETEDILQKKWQQLTVEFASVMETEKVAKKGPAQIKAEEIAVSEWMTVVDDTVAKLREAGPLKKVVLARRMEVESDQPFQAEVILQNLQQQQTNTYFFVLESDEQIFIGATPERLLKASKETFSTASIAGSVSRGTTESEDESLGHYLLNDLKNKQEHKIVVDRIIKELEQMTGTTIQAATPQLLKNRDIQHLYLPIEGNRQKAYRFLKGVQQLHPTPALGGEPKELAIAWLKEHEQLDRGLYGAPIGWVAIKEDIGEFAVGIRSAVFTGAIGYLYAGCGIVKDSQAEQERIETKIKFQPMLRGIGGEDRDKSK; from the coding sequence ATGAGCATTCCTAAAGAATTAGTACAAGCTTTTGAAAAAGGCTATCGACAATTTAGCTGGGTCAAAGAAATAAATGAAAACCAAGATTCTTTGCGTACTTTTTTTGAGAAGGGGCAAAAAAAATATAGAGGCGAACGTTTTTATTGGCAAACACCAGAAAAAAACTTTACGCTAGTTGGTTTCGGTAAAGCAAAAGAACTGACGGATGATCAGGCATCTTTTGAAAAAGTCGATGCATTTATTTTAGAGGAAAAAGCAAAAATTTATCAAAACAACTTTATTACGGGAACGGGTGCCATTTTGTTTGGTGGCTTTGCTTTTGATAACAAACCAACCGAGCAAAATGATTGGGGGCGCATGGAGCAAGGGCTATTCTATTTGCCAACCTTTTTACTGACAGAAACCGATGGAAAACAGTACCTTACAATGAATTTCAGTGCTGAAACTGAAGATATATTACAGAAAAAGTGGCAACAACTCACAGTAGAGTTTGCAAGCGTTATGGAAACTGAAAAAGTAGCGAAAAAAGGACCTGCACAAATCAAAGCAGAAGAAATTGCGGTCTCAGAGTGGATGACGGTCGTTGACGACACTGTAGCGAAATTGCGAGAAGCAGGTCCGTTAAAAAAAGTTGTTTTAGCCAGACGGATGGAAGTGGAGAGTGATCAACCCTTTCAAGCGGAGGTTATTTTACAAAATCTCCAACAACAGCAAACGAATACGTATTTTTTTGTTTTAGAATCGGATGAACAAATCTTTATTGGTGCTACACCGGAACGCTTATTAAAAGCTTCTAAAGAAACCTTTTCAACTGCTAGTATCGCAGGTTCTGTTTCACGTGGAACAACCGAAAGTGAAGATGAATCACTAGGTCATTATTTGCTAAATGATTTGAAAAATAAGCAAGAGCACAAAATCGTGGTCGATAGAATCATCAAAGAGTTAGAACAGATGACAGGGACTACGATTCAAGCAGCAACGCCACAACTGTTAAAGAATCGTGATATTCAGCATTTGTACTTACCGATCGAAGGAAATCGGCAAAAAGCTTATCGATTCTTGAAGGGAGTTCAGCAACTACATCCAACACCAGCATTAGGCGGAGAACCAAAGGAATTAGCTATAGCGTGGCTTAAGGAGCATGAACAGTTGGATAGAGGATTATATGGTGCTCCAATCGGCTGGGTTGCGATTAAAGAAGATATTGGCGAATTTGCCGTAGGGATTCGTTCAGCAGTGTTTACGGGGGCGATTGGTTATTTATATGCAGGTTGCGGGATCGTTAAAGATTCTCAAGCAGAACAAGAACGAATCGAGACAAAAATCAAATTTCAACCGATGTTAAGAGGAATAGGCGGGGAAGATCGTGACAAATCAAAGTGA
- a CDS encoding o-succinylbenzoate--CoA ligase, whose translation MSSWLQKQVNERPDHPVFYWQDEIWSFAEVGQEVKQWVDTFSMKIPNKEKRIGLFSRNSKEMYFSILALWELGKELVLLNTQLSIQELRYQLTDAKVNQVVVATESLSFFAKLDFLTVIEMVQPENSVLSTSETTATYQLDATASIMYTSGTTGNPKGVVQCFSNHLASALATQENMKITEADCWLCSVPLFHISGLSIIIRQLVLGCSLRLYSKFEAKTVTEDLADGRGTVISVVAVMLRELLEHYPKNGYSSTFKAMLLGGGPISPKALEKCESYGIPVIQSYGMTETCSQVVALSFEDAAKKIGSAGKPLTGIAIKIIDANEKQLEPNNVGEILLKGKNVVRHYLNGEQWQTVKWTPDGWFKTGDMGYLDEDGYLYLVSRLSELIISGGENIYPTEIEHVLQEFPGVKEVAVIGEPDEKWDAVPVAYIVGAPSITAEMINAFAKQYLAKYKLPKRVYLCHSLPKTASGKLAKHRLTTIEREAFLNK comes from the coding sequence ATGAGTAGTTGGCTGCAAAAACAAGTAAATGAAAGACCCGATCATCCTGTTTTTTATTGGCAGGATGAAATATGGTCATTTGCTGAAGTTGGGCAGGAAGTCAAACAGTGGGTAGATACATTTTCTATGAAAATTCCCAATAAAGAAAAAAGAATTGGTCTATTTAGCCGTAATTCAAAAGAAATGTATTTTTCAATTCTTGCTTTGTGGGAGTTAGGGAAAGAACTGGTTTTGCTAAATACGCAATTAAGCATACAAGAACTTCGTTATCAATTGACGGATGCTAAGGTAAATCAGGTAGTGGTTGCTACGGAAAGTTTGTCCTTTTTTGCTAAATTGGACTTTTTAACTGTAATTGAAATGGTACAGCCTGAAAATAGCGTTTTATCAACAAGTGAAACCACTGCTACCTATCAACTTGATGCAACAGCTTCGATCATGTATACATCAGGTACTACAGGGAATCCCAAAGGTGTTGTGCAGTGTTTTAGTAATCATTTGGCTAGTGCTTTAGCAACGCAAGAAAACATGAAAATCACAGAAGCAGATTGTTGGCTATGTTCGGTCCCTTTATTTCATATCAGTGGGCTGTCAATCATAATTCGTCAATTAGTATTAGGTTGCAGTTTACGTTTATATAGTAAATTTGAGGCAAAAACAGTGACGGAAGATCTAGCTGATGGTCGGGGAACGGTGATTTCGGTCGTGGCGGTCATGTTGCGGGAGTTGCTAGAACATTATCCTAAGAACGGCTACAGCTCAACTTTTAAAGCAATGTTGCTTGGAGGCGGCCCGATTTCACCTAAAGCTTTGGAAAAATGCGAAAGTTATGGTATTCCTGTGATTCAGTCATATGGAATGACTGAAACCTGTTCACAAGTCGTGGCTTTAAGCTTTGAAGATGCTGCGAAAAAAATTGGTTCAGCAGGTAAACCTTTGACGGGCATCGCGATCAAGATCATTGATGCTAATGAAAAACAGCTAGAGCCTAACAACGTCGGTGAGATTCTATTAAAAGGGAAAAATGTCGTTCGTCACTATTTAAATGGTGAACAATGGCAAACCGTAAAATGGACGCCAGATGGCTGGTTCAAAACGGGGGATATGGGGTATCTGGATGAAGATGGATATCTTTATTTGGTCAGCCGTTTAAGTGAATTGATCATTTCAGGCGGGGAAAACATCTATCCTACAGAAATTGAACATGTTTTACAAGAATTTCCGGGAGTAAAAGAAGTTGCAGTCATTGGCGAGCCCGATGAAAAATGGGATGCAGTTCCTGTAGCGTATATTGTTGGTGCACCTTCGATCACAGCAGAAATGATAAACGCTTTTGCAAAACAATATTTAGCAAAATATAAACTACCTAAACGGGTTTATTTATGCCACTCGCTCCCAAAAACAGCTAGTGGGAAATTAGCGAAACACCGTTTAACAACAATAGAAAGGGAGGCTTTTTTAAACAAATGA
- the menB gene encoding 1,4-dihydroxy-2-naphthoyl-CoA synthase, translated as MRNWTTIKEYDEILFEQEGKVAKITINRPQVHNAFTPKTVMEMIDAFNISRDKQDVGVIILTGAGDKAFCSGGDQKVRGHGGYVGEDSVPRLNVLDLQRLIRVIPKPVIAMVKGYSIGGGNVLQLVCDLTIAADNAKFGQTGPNVGSFDGGYGSGYLARVVGHKKAKEVWFLCKQYSAEEALDMGWINTVVPLAEVEDVTMEWAEEMLKKSPLALRMIKASLNADTDGLAGIQQLAGDATLLYYTMDEAKEGRDSFKEKRDPDFDQFPKFP; from the coding sequence ATGAGAAACTGGACAACGATTAAAGAATACGATGAAATTTTATTTGAACAAGAAGGTAAAGTGGCGAAAATCACGATTAATCGTCCTCAGGTGCACAATGCCTTTACACCAAAAACGGTCATGGAAATGATTGATGCGTTTAACATTAGTCGTGATAAACAAGATGTTGGTGTGATTATTTTGACAGGTGCAGGCGACAAAGCATTTTGTTCCGGTGGGGATCAAAAAGTCCGTGGACATGGTGGTTATGTAGGGGAAGATAGTGTTCCTCGTTTGAATGTATTAGACTTACAACGTTTGATTCGTGTGATTCCAAAACCTGTTATCGCTATGGTTAAAGGCTATTCGATCGGTGGGGGAAATGTCCTTCAACTGGTTTGTGATTTAACGATTGCAGCAGATAATGCTAAATTCGGTCAAACTGGACCAAATGTAGGTAGTTTTGACGGCGGTTATGGTTCTGGTTATTTAGCTCGTGTAGTGGGTCATAAAAAAGCCAAAGAAGTTTGGTTCCTATGCAAACAATATTCAGCTGAAGAAGCATTGGATATGGGCTGGATCAATACGGTTGTTCCATTAGCTGAAGTAGAGGATGTTACGATGGAATGGGCAGAAGAAATGTTGAAGAAAAGCCCTCTTGCATTACGTATGATCAAAGCTTCTTTAAATGCTGATACCGATGGACTAGCTGGAATTCAGCAATTAGCAGGTGATGCAACGTTGCTTTATTACACAATGGATGAAGCAAAAGAAGGCCGTGATTCATTTAAAGAAAAACGCGACCCAGATTTCGATCAATTTCCTAAATTTCCATAA
- a CDS encoding glycoside hydrolase family 1 protein yields MKKNPKTFPENFFWGGAVAANQLEGAYLEGGKGLSVADINRFRDDIDIKKKGNKEISMVDIEEALNDTDGIYPKRTAIDFYHTFEEDLALLAETGMNSFRTSISWARIFPNGDETEPNEEGLAFYDRLLDAILKNGMEPLITISHYEMPIYLATEYNGWSNRKMIDFYTNFAETVFKRYKNKVNYWILVNQMNLITHESFNHLGIPSDRVENLIEAKYQGAHNELVACSRAIKIGKEIRPDFQIGMMSYYGNTYPATCKPEDVLASLKYNQMEFFYSDILSRGKYPNYAYRFFEEKGINIVFGEQDEEDFKNTVDFVTFSYYYTQITDAERIQTDKPTTTNPYLKQNDWGWSYDPIGLRVALNEWYDRYQLPIMITENGMGFYEELDKNKCIHDNYRIDFFKTHITEMKEAIKDGVEVIGFYPWGPIDLVSCSSSEMSKRYGFIYVDLDDYGRGSGKRYKKASFDWYKQVVKSNGEKL; encoded by the coding sequence ATGAAAAAAAATCCAAAAACATTTCCCGAAAACTTTTTCTGGGGTGGTGCTGTTGCGGCTAATCAGCTAGAAGGAGCCTACTTAGAAGGCGGTAAAGGTCTTAGTGTAGCTGATATTAACCGTTTTCGAGATGATATTGATATTAAGAAAAAAGGAAACAAAGAGATTAGTATGGTGGATATTGAAGAAGCTCTAAATGATACAGATGGAATCTATCCTAAACGGACAGCAATAGATTTTTATCATACTTTTGAAGAAGACTTAGCGTTATTGGCGGAAACTGGAATGAATTCTTTTCGTACATCTATAAGTTGGGCAAGAATTTTTCCTAATGGTGATGAAACAGAACCAAATGAAGAAGGTCTAGCATTTTATGATCGTTTGCTTGATGCAATTTTGAAGAACGGAATGGAGCCATTAATTACAATTTCTCATTATGAAATGCCAATTTATCTTGCTACTGAATACAACGGATGGTCTAATCGAAAGATGATTGATTTTTATACGAACTTTGCTGAAACTGTCTTTAAACGATACAAAAATAAAGTTAACTATTGGATTTTAGTGAATCAGATGAACCTAATTACGCATGAATCTTTTAATCATTTAGGTATTCCTTCCGATCGAGTAGAAAATCTCATTGAAGCAAAATATCAAGGTGCTCATAATGAATTAGTTGCCTGTAGCCGTGCCATTAAAATTGGTAAAGAAATTCGTCCAGATTTTCAAATTGGAATGATGTCCTACTATGGTAATACGTATCCAGCAACGTGTAAACCTGAAGATGTATTGGCTAGTCTTAAATATAATCAAATGGAATTCTTCTATTCAGATATACTAAGTCGAGGAAAATATCCAAATTATGCCTATCGCTTTTTTGAAGAAAAAGGAATCAATATCGTTTTTGGAGAACAAGATGAAGAGGATTTTAAAAATACTGTAGATTTTGTTACATTTTCATACTACTATACACAAATTACTGATGCTGAACGAATTCAAACAGATAAGCCAACTACAACGAACCCTTATTTAAAACAAAATGACTGGGGTTGGTCATATGATCCGATTGGATTGCGAGTGGCATTGAACGAATGGTATGACCGTTACCAACTCCCCATAATGATTACAGAAAATGGGATGGGCTTCTATGAAGAATTAGATAAAAACAAGTGTATTCATGATAATTATCGGATTGATTTCTTTAAAACACATATTACAGAAATGAAGGAAGCTATTAAAGATGGTGTGGAAGTAATTGGCTTTTATCCTTGGGGACCAATCGATTTAGTTAGTTGTTCATCTTCAGAAATGAGCAAACGTTATGGCTTTATTTATGTTGATTTGGATGATTATGGTAGAGGTAGCGGGAAACGATATAAAAAAGCTAGTTTTGATTGGTATAAACAAGTTGTGAAGAGTAATGGAGAGAAACTATAA
- a CDS encoding MurR/RpiR family transcriptional regulator, with protein MPQKHFIPSSPVYVKLTEFFFKCVKSGVYYTIAKVLIKKINEFPNIYIEEIAFLANTTPASVTKFCKKIGYASFKEMRTDIFPYAELPQFSSYNGELTSQSIMDNMLQEEEQLTRKIYEQIDLDQCYRIAQRMAPSSEVAVLCNTYSFAAANTLRELLSYRGITVFEMNRRSDPMVVQEMLQEVDCCFIICLTGQWLVENPEIVKTIEQADTHTFLLTSQQNDYLATIFDEVISLEVFQFLFSSNYYSQKIIHTILKVIANNLSLF; from the coding sequence TTGCCTCAAAAACATTTTATTCCGTCTAGTCCAGTTTACGTTAAACTGACGGAATTTTTTTTCAAATGTGTTAAATCAGGAGTATACTATACGATTGCAAAAGTTTTAATCAAAAAAATCAATGAATTTCCCAATATTTATATTGAAGAAATTGCTTTTTTAGCGAATACAACGCCAGCAAGTGTTACTAAATTCTGTAAGAAAATTGGCTATGCGTCATTTAAAGAAATGCGAACTGACATATTTCCATACGCAGAATTGCCTCAGTTCTCGTCTTATAATGGGGAGTTGACATCTCAGAGTATAATGGACAATATGCTTCAAGAAGAAGAACAGCTGACAAGAAAAATCTATGAACAGATTGATTTGGATCAATGTTATCGAATTGCACAAAGAATGGCGCCTTCATCTGAGGTAGCTGTTCTGTGCAATACATATAGCTTTGCAGCGGCTAATACATTGCGAGAATTACTGAGTTATAGAGGCATTACAGTGTTTGAGATGAATCGAAGATCAGATCCAATGGTTGTTCAAGAGATGTTGCAAGAAGTAGATTGTTGTTTCATTATTTGTTTAACTGGTCAATGGTTAGTGGAAAATCCAGAGATTGTAAAAACCATAGAACAAGCCGATACTCATACATTTTTATTGACTTCTCAGCAAAATGATTACTTAGCAACTATTTTTGATGAAGTCATTTCTTTAGAGGTATTTCAATTTCTTTTTTCCTCTAATTACTATTCGCAAAAAATAATTCATACAATTTTAAAAGTCATTGCAAATAATCTTTCTTTGTTTTAA